AATAAGAGCCCGAACAAGAAACAATTTGTGCTCCTCTTTCATTGGCAATGCAAACCCATTGATGATACTCCCAAGGATTTCCAAAAGCTCGCCAACACCACTGTGCCTTTCTGTCTCGTAAATGAACcgataaaaaatgttattgatTGCCTTCCGAATAAATGGCCGATGTACCATGAACTTCCCGTATATACGATGTAAGATTGTCTTCAAATACTCCCGCTCACGAGGATCCTCGGAGTTGAACAAATCCAAAAGTTTCAACACGAATGAGTGGTCTATATACCTCTTGGCAATTTTGGTATCAGTATCAGATGACACAACATATCTCAGTAAGAGTTCATATACAAGCTGCAAATGTGGCCATGACGGTTCCAAGTAAGGTTCATCTTCTTCAGGATCAGCATTTTCCTGGCCTGTATTTTCATGCGCAGCTGGAGGCAAGCACCGAAAAATATTTACTGAAATCATCCTAATCATTTCTTCCTGGCAAGTTTCTGTGATTTTCCCCGACCCTGATTGTATCACATCAACCAATTCCAGAAGCGTCTGCCGCttaatttccttctctctGGCAGACTTCAGAGTGTCCGAAAAATCAAACTGATAGCAACATATCTGCAATTTTCTAATGAATAAATTCTGCCTTTCTGAAGCAGGTACATCGCGGAACAACGGGAGAGGTTCTATACTGCCAGTAGGAGGCGCCAACGTGACAACCCCCGTAGTACAGTTTGAATTAGGGCCCGATGCGGCAGGTCCAGGCCGAGAAGCATGATTCACCACCACGTTCGTCGTCGAAACAGACCCTGAATTACAATTCCCCGGCGGTCCAAACGCGTAAGCTGAAGGATCAGTGGCATCGGACTTGGAGGGCTTCCGATGCCCTCCcttcataattttcttaaacatgactcctcaaaacaaaaaaccctaatccaaaTATTCGGTAGATTCAAGGAACGGGAATTAAAGCTGAAGCATGAACCACTGATTGATAAGGTACCAATTTCAAGAAACGATAGATCAACATGCACGGATTAATAGCCCTAAGTCATGATTAAACAAGAGGAATAAAATCTTACTCCCACCAATTATTTCGAAGTGTCAGAAATCTACGAAAGAAAGCATGGATCTGAAATTAGGGATTGAGACACGGGGAAACggaatcaaacaaaaaaacgtTACCCTGTCGCGATACAATCTCTGTGAAACTTGGCCGTCAATGGATCCAAGTAACGAGTCATCCGAGTCGAATCGCCGGAATTCCGGCGAGTTGATTGATCGATGTGATTCCGGCGATCAATCCGATCAGAGAAACAGAGTCCCCGATAgccagagagagagatttcgaacaGCCGAAGTGGAAGATAATTAAAGAAAGGAACGAAAAgctaaaaacagaaaaatataattattaaaatattttttaaaattataaaaagaaatgattgCATTTAATGCCTTTATAGACagttgtttcttcttcttcatttccttcattaaataaataaataaattgaattaatattctctttattttaaataaaaataatttaatttaattcattcaaACTTAGGATAATGCTTTAATCTTTTCaaattaccctttttttttcttatttcattttattttttttatatttaaaaaaaaatgaagaacaaaaatcttGAGTGGCTGTGGCTTGTGATAATACACGTGGACAACAAGCGAAGGAAGTGTCCACGTGGACAAaaatgctttaattttttataaaaaataatttatacctAAATTTTTGTAAGTGTATCCATTCACCGAAGCAGAGTCAAGCAGAGTCAAGCAGAGTCGTATCTGGCAGTGACTCGACTGCTTAAGTCTATTTAAGTAAACTAAGGTGTGAAATcgtcgattttttttttaaattaataataagcTAAAGAGGCGTGAGAATCTTAAGTCTATTTAACTAAACTAAGGTGtaaaatcttcaatttttttttttttaattaataataagcTAAAGAGGCATGAGAATTACCAGAATTGAAAAACACTTATTTTGTGATAggatattctttaaaataaataatattaat
This sequence is a window from Cucurbita pepo subsp. pepo cultivar mu-cu-16 chromosome LG19, ASM280686v2, whole genome shotgun sequence. Protein-coding genes within it:
- the LOC111781554 gene encoding serine/threonine protein phosphatase 2A 57 kDa regulatory subunit B' beta isoform-like, whose protein sequence is MFKKIMKGGHRKPSKSDATDPSAYAFGPPGNCNSGSVSTTNVVVNHASRPGPAASGPNSNCTTGVVTLAPPTGSIEPLPLFRDVPASERQNLFIRKLQICCYQFDFSDTLKSAREKEIKRQTLLELVDVIQSGSGKITETCQEEMIRMISVNIFRCLPPAAHENTGQENADPEEDEPYLEPSWPHLQLVYELLLRYVVSSDTDTKIAKRYIDHSFVLKLLDLFNSEDPREREYLKTILHRIYGKFMVHRPFIRKAINNIFYRFIYETERHSGVGELLEILGSIINGFALPMKEEHKLFLVRALIPLHKPKSIAIYHQQLSYCITQFVEKDFKLADTVVRGLLKYWPLTNCQKEVLFLGELEEVLEATQSAEFQRCMVPLFRQIARCLNSSHFQVAERALFLWNNEHIVGLIAQNRGVVLPIIFEALEKNIRSHWNQAVHGLTVNVRKMFMEMDIELFEECQRQYTEREMKAKDVEEQRELAWKRLADVAAQRGGDYMVTV